One Candidatus Scalindua japonica genomic region harbors:
- a CDS encoding flippase-like domain-containing protein, translated as MKNKKKYKILLLIVGCSILIALIYKVGPSIIYQQFIILKWKVLLLFFPFSLVFILDTLGWKYSFKVGNICFKDLFIIRLAGESVNSIIPSANFAGEPLKAYFLKRHNISMVDGMTSVVISKTMMVITQIIFVMIGILLFLYKLNISSTRLTGSIAIVLLGIPVIIFIIFIQKHGLFAFLLKLLRILRIRIRYIEEREVRLRELDENIYQFYCHNKKKAFYSFVCFFMGWLAGLLEVFLIFYLLNIPVDTVSAYVIESLSTVAKGITSFIPGSVGGQEGGIIAIFTSLKFGAGVALTFGILRRFREVIWTGIGLFVLSKLEWAIAGLPTNE; from the coding sequence GTGAAAAACAAGAAGAAATACAAAATACTATTGCTAATTGTCGGTTGCTCAATTCTTATTGCACTGATTTACAAAGTTGGTCCTTCAATTATTTACCAACAATTCATTATCCTGAAATGGAAAGTTTTGCTTCTGTTTTTTCCATTCTCACTGGTTTTTATCCTTGATACACTGGGATGGAAGTATTCATTTAAAGTAGGGAACATATGTTTTAAAGACCTCTTTATAATAAGACTTGCAGGAGAATCGGTAAATTCAATAATACCATCCGCAAATTTTGCCGGGGAACCTTTAAAAGCTTATTTTCTTAAGAGGCACAATATTTCAATGGTTGATGGTATGACCTCTGTTGTCATCTCAAAAACAATGATGGTGATAACACAGATAATTTTTGTAATGATTGGAATCCTCCTTTTTCTATATAAACTAAATATCTCCAGTACACGTTTGACAGGTTCAATAGCAATTGTATTATTAGGTATACCCGTAATAATATTCATTATCTTTATACAGAAACATGGTCTTTTTGCCTTTCTGTTAAAACTATTACGAATACTGAGAATAAGGATACGTTATATTGAAGAGAGGGAAGTCAGGCTGAGAGAGCTTGATGAAAACATATACCAATTTTACTGTCACAACAAAAAGAAGGCTTTTTACTCCTTTGTCTGCTTTTTTATGGGTTGGCTGGCGGGCTTGCTGGAAGTATTCCTGATTTTTTACCTGTTAAATATACCAGTAGATACTGTGTCAGCATATGTGATTGAATCACTTTCAACAGTTGCAAAAGGTATAACGTCATTTATACCTGGTAGCGTTGGTGGTCAAGAAGGAGGCATTATCGCCATATTCACAAGCCTGAAATTCGGCGCCGGTGTAGCGCTAACATTTGGTATTTTGAGAAGGTTCCGGGAAGTAATATGGACCGGTATCGGGTTATTTGTCCTTTCAAAACTTGAATGGGCAATTGCAGGACTACCAACGAACGAATAG
- a CDS encoding nucleotidyltransferase domain-containing protein, translated as MFGLPKSTIDLLRDYFLKIPEIEKVVIYGSRAKGNYEKGSDIDFAFFSRSEEDLTGKLLMELDELPTPYLFNVTNYYKLKHLELKEHIDRVGIVFYETISRKHVGPVSQTGLL; from the coding sequence ATGTTTGGATTGCCGAAATCCACAATTGATCTTCTGCGAGACTATTTCTTGAAAATTCCGGAAATTGAAAAAGTAGTAATTTATGGCTCCAGGGCCAAAGGGAATTATGAAAAAGGATCAGATATAGACTTTGCCTTTTTCAGCCGCTCTGAAGAAGATCTTACCGGTAAACTTCTCATGGAACTGGATGAACTGCCCACCCCATATCTTTTTAATGTGACCAATTACTATAAACTTAAACATCTGGAATTGAAAGAACACATAGATCGAGTAGGGATTGTGTTTTATGAGACTATTAGTCGTAAACATGTAGGGCCCGTTTCCCAAACGGGCTTATTATGA
- a CDS encoding ribbon-helix-helix domain-containing protein produces the protein MKTAISIPDSVFKAAKKHAKRMHKSRSQLFSEAMAEYLERHTYGQA, from the coding sequence ATGAAAACTGCAATTTCAATCCCAGACTCTGTATTTAAAGCAGCTAAAAAGCATGCAAAACGTATGCACAAGTCGCGTAGTCAGCTTTTTTCTGAAGCGATGGCTGAATACCTGGAAAGACACACTTATGGTCAGGCATGA
- a CDS encoding DUF3108 domain-containing protein, with product MINVAISEHYFIKIASCLLLPFLFHTGRVNADTNTFEGEVLRYNIGFWLFKKVGTATFKCERDGDSLVVTIDACTAGFLDKIIHRHNIYRTTMTIDDITNRLKPVNSYEKKIKREKERAMVTDYDYENNICSYKTWRHGMVHKEGSHKLEPEGCDDMISVSYNFRNEIYGEVKDGADFNIATVYKDKSPNFSAHVRSAEGSDEQSKWKGIIPDIKYIVDIALDPELLDSKEGKLVVLLTEDLIPVGYVAKDVVGFGDLYGFLEEEIN from the coding sequence ATGATTAATGTTGCAATATCCGAACACTATTTTATAAAGATTGCTTCGTGCTTGCTGTTACCATTTCTCTTTCATACCGGGAGAGTAAACGCTGATACAAATACATTTGAAGGAGAGGTTCTCAGGTACAATATCGGATTCTGGCTTTTCAAAAAAGTAGGGACAGCCACATTTAAATGTGAGAGAGACGGTGATAGCCTGGTTGTAACGATTGACGCGTGTACGGCAGGATTTCTTGATAAGATTATACATAGACACAACATCTACAGAACAACTATGACGATTGATGATATTACCAACAGACTTAAACCTGTCAATTCGTATGAAAAAAAGATCAAGAGGGAAAAAGAGCGTGCTATGGTCACGGATTATGATTACGAAAACAATATATGCAGTTATAAGACATGGAGACATGGGATGGTGCATAAAGAAGGGAGCCATAAACTGGAACCTGAAGGGTGTGATGATATGATATCGGTATCTTACAACTTTCGAAATGAAATATACGGTGAGGTAAAAGATGGCGCCGATTTCAATATTGCAACCGTATATAAAGATAAATCTCCAAATTTCAGCGCTCATGTCCGTTCTGCTGAGGGTTCGGACGAACAATCAAAATGGAAGGGTATTATTCCTGACATAAAATACATAGTGGATATAGCATTGGACCCTGAGCTCCTTGACTCAAAGGAAGGCAAACTTGTCGTCTTGCTTACGGAGGATTTAATACCGGTTGGATATGTGGCAAAAGACGTTGTCGGATTCGGGGATTTGTATGGTTTTCTGGAGGAAGAGATAAATTAA
- a CDS encoding TIGR04282 family arsenosugar biosynthesis glycosyltransferase, with protein sequence MSTSFIIFAKGPIPGKVKTRLTPILSPPAAAELYKAFIADIVSNTHKLKCNQVTIAFTPPNAEATLQGICGKSVNYLQQEGHNLGERMKNAFKHSFDKGSKRTVIIGTDSPTLPLTYIRDAFEALKKVPVTIGPTFDGGYYLIGLSEQNDSIFEGVDWSTSTVFSQTLSRIQEISKPLYVLPPWYDVDTPDNLEFLRSHIMSMKMGGNKDIPEKTLQFLKI encoded by the coding sequence ATGAGTACATCTTTTATTATATTCGCAAAGGGCCCAATTCCAGGTAAGGTCAAAACCAGGCTTACTCCTATTCTTTCTCCCCCGGCAGCTGCTGAGTTATACAAAGCATTTATTGCCGACATAGTTTCTAATACACACAAACTGAAATGCAATCAAGTAACTATCGCATTTACGCCTCCAAATGCGGAAGCTACACTTCAAGGTATATGTGGTAAATCAGTAAATTATTTACAACAAGAGGGGCATAATCTTGGTGAGCGAATGAAAAATGCGTTCAAACACTCGTTCGATAAAGGTTCAAAAAGAACAGTAATTATAGGCACAGACAGTCCTACCCTTCCTTTAACTTATATAAGGGACGCCTTTGAAGCACTGAAAAAAGTTCCTGTCACAATAGGCCCAACTTTCGATGGTGGTTATTATCTTATAGGTCTTTCAGAGCAGAACGATTCAATTTTTGAAGGTGTTGACTGGAGCACATCAACAGTATTCAGCCAGACCCTGTCAAGGATACAGGAGATAAGTAAACCCTTATATGTGCTTCCACCATGGTACGATGTTGACACCCCGGACAATCTGGAATTTCTGCGTTCTCACATTATGTCAATGAAAATGGGTGGCAATAAAGACATTCCTGAAAAAACATTACAATTTTTGAAGATATAG
- a CDS encoding zf-HC2 domain-containing protein encodes MTCNEAIEQFHEFLDNELDETNYSNIRQHIDLCHKCCEKFEFEQAIKRTVKEKTQIHKTPQHLLQSIKSQWAELNEGRSRPEPSVVESKRTFLDGIFGLFTLRPAYVTMAVLLPMTIIGLAAYLAFFRPVEYSPIVKVAAERHDSFVNNNMHLDLVSSDSNEIRRHFQNLQRSNPAIDVPEFNGREMELLGCKDYSRDGRKSAYVGLRGNQNKISLEMANGSGIDMDKLPHKFFKGRTYYFARYNGYNVVMWKHGNTLYSLTSTMNREGLMRVASETILSYNK; translated from the coding sequence ATGACTTGTAACGAAGCTATTGAGCAATTCCACGAATTCCTGGATAATGAACTTGATGAAACGAACTATTCAAACATCAGACAACATATAGATTTATGTCATAAGTGTTGTGAAAAGTTCGAGTTCGAACAGGCAATAAAGAGAACCGTAAAAGAAAAAACCCAAATTCACAAAACACCTCAACATCTACTGCAAAGTATCAAGAGCCAGTGGGCAGAGTTAAACGAAGGACGTAGCAGGCCGGAACCTTCAGTAGTAGAATCTAAAAGGACGTTCTTGGATGGGATTTTTGGCTTATTTACTTTACGGCCGGCATATGTAACAATGGCGGTGTTATTACCAATGACTATTATTGGCCTTGCCGCTTATCTTGCTTTTTTCAGACCGGTAGAGTACTCTCCTATTGTTAAAGTCGCGGCAGAACGTCACGATAGCTTCGTTAATAACAATATGCATCTTGATCTTGTAAGTTCAGACAGTAATGAAATAAGAAGGCATTTTCAAAATTTACAACGATCTAATCCTGCCATCGATGTCCCTGAATTTAATGGGCGTGAAATGGAACTCTTAGGTTGTAAGGACTACAGCCGGGACGGAAGAAAAAGTGCTTATGTTGGATTAAGAGGTAATCAAAATAAAATTTCATTAGAGATGGCAAACGGTTCAGGGATCGATATGGACAAACTACCGCACAAATTCTTCAAGGGCAGGACATATTACTTTGCAAGATATAATGGATATAATGTAGTTATGTGGAAACATGGCAATACACTATATAGTCTGACTTCTACAATGAATAGAGAAGGGCTTATGCGTGTAGCCAGTGAAACCATCCTTTCATATAATAAATGA
- a CDS encoding sigma-70 family RNA polymerase sigma factor: MEDFVNQESKISEFEAEALEHIDSLFNFGMRMTGSRESAEDLVQETYLKVHRFSHTFKEGSNLKAWLFRILRNTFINTYRKKIKEPKSVHYDEVEDFYLFNKIKTDKKTGEYERGEVSDVYEFLEDEVKNAVNNLPLAFREVVLYSDIEELSYGEISEIIGCPIGTVKSRLFRARKLLQKSLWNYANERGFLKERHEGKEI; the protein is encoded by the coding sequence ATGGAAGACTTTGTCAATCAGGAAAGTAAAATTAGCGAGTTTGAAGCAGAAGCCCTTGAACATATAGATTCGCTCTTTAACTTTGGAATGCGAATGACAGGAAGCAGGGAATCAGCAGAAGACCTTGTTCAGGAAACATACCTTAAGGTACATAGATTTTCACATACGTTTAAGGAAGGTTCCAACCTGAAGGCATGGTTATTCAGGATTTTACGAAATACATTCATTAATACCTATAGAAAGAAGATTAAAGAGCCCAAATCGGTTCATTATGATGAGGTTGAAGACTTTTATTTATTCAACAAGATTAAAACTGATAAGAAAACAGGAGAGTATGAAAGAGGAGAAGTTTCAGATGTTTATGAGTTTCTGGAGGATGAGGTAAAAAATGCGGTTAATAACCTGCCGCTTGCTTTCAGGGAGGTTGTTTTGTATTCGGATATTGAAGAACTCAGTTATGGGGAAATATCAGAAATTATTGGATGTCCGATAGGGACTGTAAAATCGAGACTTTTCAGAGCAAGAAAATTGTTGCAGAAATCTTTATGGAACTATGCAAACGAAAGAGGTTTTTTGAAAGAAAGACATGAGGGAAAAGAAATATAA
- the nifJ gene encoding pyruvate:ferredoxin (flavodoxin) oxidoreductase produces the protein MSRKTVIVDGCTACAHVVHATNEIITIYPITPSSPIAEICDAKSAKGQKNIWESVPKVSQMQSEAGVAGAVHGSLTTGAMATTISASQGLLLIIPNMYKIAGELTPTVFHITARSLAAQGLSIFGDHSDVMAARSTGFAMLCSQNVQESMDFALIAQAATLESRIPFMHFFDGFRTSHEVQKIEEVSFDDMRAVIDNDLVIAHRKRGLTPDRPNIRGTSQNPDVYFQGRETVNKYYDATPAIVQKAMDKFAEVVGRQYKLFDYLGDPDAEHIIVIMGSASEVTLNTVNALNAKGEKLGVVLVRLYRPFDIEAFDASLPSSVKSIAVLDRTKEPGAIGEPLYLDVRTAIGEMMDRGTSKLKSYPKIIGGRYGLGSKDFTPAMVKAVYDNLSSEKPKNHFTIGIKDDVCGTSLDFDDSFDIGEKGEFRSLFYGLGADGTVGANKNTIKIIGNETDNYSQAYFVYDSKKSGATTVSHLRFGKDRIQKPYLIKKANFIACHNPSFPDKIDMLSNAEDGATFLLTTSHNKDDVWDTLPAEVQEHLISKKMKFYIIDAIALAEEIGLGARINMIMQTAFFVISGIIPKEDAVKSIKTEIKKTYMKKGEDIVNLNYKAVDSALQNIVEVPVPVEATSCKCMRPPVPDHAPAFVKDVTATLLADKGDSLPVSKMPDDGTWPTATTQYEKRNIGVNIPVWEPDACIQCAQCSFVCPHASIRVKAYDPSLLNGAPSTYKSIDATGKDMQGLKFTVQVAPEDCTGCGSCVFNCPGQKKDADGNKIEGVKAINMKFQEPLRETEAECYDFFLKLPETDRSRFKVNSVKGSQFVKPLFEYSGACLGCGETPYIKLMTQMFGDRLMIANATGCSSIYGGNLPTTPYTTRDDGRGPAWSNSLFEDTAEFGLGMRQTMDKFHAQAMELIDRLAADSSYADLKDLFSAIKQNAGVSTQEDIEVQRGRIDELKKKLSGCDSPEAKSLLSQADYIIKKSVWSVGGDGWGYDIGYGGVDHVLATGENIKLLIMDTEVYSNTGGQMSKATPLGAVAQFAAGGKTTPKKNIGMIMSTYGNVYVAQVNFGANPAQTIKAFAEAEAYDGPALIIAYSVCIAHGMDMSKGIDAMKKAVTSGYWPLYRYNPELEAQGKNPLLINSKEPSTPFEEYAYRENRYKALRAANPEAAADLMEQAKADIKRRWNLLKHMAAWDPSA, from the coding sequence ATGAGTAGAAAAACGGTTATAGTTGATGGTTGTACCGCATGCGCACATGTGGTACACGCTACTAATGAAATTATTACAATTTATCCAATAACGCCTTCTTCTCCTATTGCGGAAATCTGTGATGCAAAGTCCGCTAAAGGGCAGAAGAATATTTGGGAATCAGTGCCAAAAGTCAGCCAGATGCAATCTGAAGCAGGTGTTGCGGGTGCTGTGCATGGTTCTCTTACTACCGGAGCAATGGCTACAACTATTTCTGCTTCTCAGGGACTTCTCTTAATTATACCTAATATGTACAAAATTGCCGGTGAGTTGACACCTACAGTGTTTCATATAACCGCCCGTTCTCTTGCGGCGCAGGGGTTATCTATTTTTGGAGACCATTCAGACGTAATGGCGGCACGTTCTACCGGTTTTGCCATGTTGTGCTCTCAAAACGTCCAGGAATCAATGGACTTTGCGCTTATCGCCCAGGCCGCCACACTTGAATCCAGAATTCCGTTTATGCACTTCTTTGACGGATTCAGGACTTCACATGAAGTACAGAAGATCGAAGAGGTCAGTTTCGACGATATGCGCGCCGTAATAGATAATGATCTTGTAATTGCCCACCGCAAAAGAGGCCTTACCCCTGATCGTCCCAATATTCGTGGTACATCACAGAACCCTGATGTTTACTTCCAGGGAAGAGAGACTGTTAACAAGTACTATGACGCGACCCCTGCCATCGTCCAGAAGGCAATGGACAAATTTGCCGAAGTCGTCGGACGTCAGTATAAACTATTTGATTATCTGGGTGACCCGGATGCGGAACATATAATTGTCATCATGGGTTCAGCAAGCGAAGTTACACTTAATACCGTAAACGCGCTAAATGCCAAAGGTGAAAAACTTGGAGTTGTACTGGTAAGGCTTTATAGACCGTTTGATATAGAGGCTTTTGACGCAAGCCTGCCATCAAGCGTAAAATCAATAGCTGTGCTTGACCGTACAAAGGAACCAGGCGCAATTGGTGAACCTTTATATCTTGATGTCAGGACGGCCATTGGAGAGATGATGGACAGAGGCACATCAAAACTAAAGTCTTATCCAAAAATAATTGGAGGACGCTATGGCCTTGGCTCAAAAGACTTTACACCAGCGATGGTAAAGGCAGTATATGACAACCTTTCATCAGAAAAACCCAAAAACCATTTCACCATAGGAATTAAAGATGATGTTTGCGGCACCAGCCTTGATTTTGATGACTCTTTTGACATTGGAGAAAAAGGTGAATTCAGATCACTGTTTTACGGTTTAGGAGCAGACGGTACTGTAGGTGCAAATAAAAACACTATTAAAATAATTGGAAATGAGACAGATAATTACTCACAGGCATATTTTGTCTATGATTCGAAAAAATCAGGCGCGACTACCGTATCGCATCTTCGTTTCGGAAAGGATAGAATACAGAAACCATATCTCATTAAAAAGGCAAATTTCATTGCATGTCACAATCCTTCGTTCCCGGATAAGATAGATATGCTTTCAAACGCTGAAGATGGTGCGACATTCCTCCTTACCACATCTCACAATAAAGACGATGTTTGGGACACATTGCCGGCTGAGGTACAGGAACATCTTATATCCAAGAAGATGAAATTCTACATTATTGATGCCATTGCGCTTGCCGAAGAGATTGGCCTCGGCGCAAGAATCAACATGATCATGCAGACCGCATTTTTTGTTATTTCAGGGATTATTCCTAAAGAGGATGCTGTAAAATCAATAAAAACAGAAATCAAAAAGACATACATGAAGAAGGGTGAAGATATTGTCAATCTAAATTATAAAGCGGTAGATTCCGCATTACAGAATATTGTTGAGGTACCTGTCCCTGTTGAGGCTACCAGCTGTAAATGCATGCGTCCTCCGGTGCCTGATCACGCACCTGCTTTTGTTAAGGACGTAACAGCAACATTGCTGGCTGACAAAGGAGACTCCCTTCCTGTGTCTAAAATGCCTGATGATGGAACATGGCCAACGGCAACCACTCAGTATGAAAAGCGAAATATCGGTGTCAATATTCCTGTCTGGGAACCTGACGCCTGTATTCAATGTGCTCAATGTTCGTTTGTCTGTCCGCATGCCAGCATCAGGGTAAAGGCATATGACCCTTCACTGCTTAATGGCGCGCCTTCCACATATAAATCCATAGACGCAACGGGTAAAGATATGCAGGGTCTTAAGTTTACCGTACAGGTTGCCCCAGAGGATTGTACCGGTTGCGGTTCATGTGTTTTTAACTGTCCGGGACAGAAAAAAGATGCTGATGGAAACAAGATTGAAGGTGTTAAAGCGATCAATATGAAGTTCCAGGAACCATTGCGTGAGACGGAAGCCGAATGTTACGATTTCTTTCTCAAACTTCCTGAAACAGACAGGTCAAGATTCAAGGTTAACAGTGTTAAAGGCAGTCAGTTCGTGAAGCCTCTTTTTGAATATAGCGGTGCATGTTTAGGTTGCGGAGAAACTCCTTATATCAAATTAATGACACAGATGTTTGGAGATCGCCTGATGATTGCGAACGCGACAGGTTGTAGCTCCATTTATGGCGGAAACCTGCCTACAACACCGTACACAACAAGGGACGATGGCAGAGGGCCTGCCTGGTCAAATTCTCTATTCGAAGACACGGCAGAGTTTGGACTCGGCATGAGACAGACAATGGACAAGTTCCACGCACAGGCGATGGAATTGATAGATCGTCTTGCCGCGGACTCCTCTTATGCGGATTTAAAGGATCTGTTTAGTGCAATCAAACAAAATGCAGGCGTATCAACACAAGAAGATATTGAGGTGCAGAGAGGCCGCATTGATGAACTGAAGAAAAAACTCTCCGGATGCGATTCTCCTGAAGCAAAGAGCTTACTATCCCAGGCTGACTATATAATCAAAAAGAGCGTATGGTCCGTCGGAGGAGACGGCTGGGGTTATGATATCGGTTATGGAGGAGTAGACCACGTACTGGCAACAGGTGAGAACATAAAGTTATTGATCATGGATACTGAAGTGTATTCAAATACCGGCGGTCAGATGTCAAAAGCAACACCCCTTGGTGCAGTTGCACAGTTTGCGGCCGGTGGCAAGACAACTCCCAAGAAGAACATCGGCATGATAATGTCAACGTACGGTAATGTTTATGTGGCCCAGGTGAACTTTGGTGCAAATCCGGCCCAGACAATCAAGGCATTTGCAGAAGCAGAGGCATATGACGGTCCGGCGTTGATAATTGCATATTCAGTTTGTATTGCACATGGCATGGATATGAGTAAGGGTATCGATGCGATGAAGAAAGCGGTGACAAGTGGTTACTGGCCGCTCTATAGATATAATCCTGAACTCGAAGCGCAGGGTAAAAACCCGCTTCTTATCAACAGCAAAGAGCCTTCAACTCCATTTGAAGAGTATGCGTATCGTGAGAACCGCTACAAGGCGCTAAGGGCAGCCAATCCGGAAGCCGCAGCAGATCTTATGGAACAGGCAAAAGCAGACATCAAGAGAAGGTGGAATCTGCTTAAACACATGGCGGCGTGGGATCCTTCTGCGTGA
- a CDS encoding PEP-CTERM sorting domain-containing protein gives MRRSIYFSVALVFLLLVAVSANATQITYDVSFSANTFQIGAGPDPAPTDPVSGNFTVTLDPTVAVTNNTADIALNSLNIALGSMISFSYDPVAGTFPAGSLRVGGLSSGSDVIQFSPSTDDFWLYINDFATTPTFEQFGYTQTSVSNANLFFTLNQTGSVNVAAVESVPEPATNALLGIGLAGIVGYGVRRRWKKEWLIKAR, from the coding sequence ATGAGACGATCGATTTATTTTTCGGTTGCATTGGTGTTTTTATTACTGGTGGCCGTATCTGCTAATGCTACGCAGATAACGTATGATGTTTCTTTCAGTGCCAATACTTTCCAGATTGGGGCGGGACCAGATCCAGCGCCTACAGATCCTGTCTCAGGTAATTTTACGGTCACACTCGATCCAACAGTGGCAGTGACGAACAATACAGCCGACATCGCTTTGAATAGTCTGAATATTGCGTTGGGTTCGATGATTTCCTTCTCTTATGACCCAGTGGCCGGAACATTTCCTGCTGGTAGTTTAAGGGTGGGTGGTCTCTCGTCTGGTTCGGATGTTATCCAATTCAGCCCTTCGACCGATGATTTCTGGCTCTATATCAATGATTTTGCGACCACTCCGACATTCGAGCAGTTTGGGTACACACAAACATCTGTCAGCAACGCAAACTTGTTCTTTACACTAAATCAAACTGGTTCTGTTAATGTTGCTGCTGTTGAATCGGTACCCGAGCCGGCAACAAATGCCTTATTAGGAATAGGACTTGCCGGGATAGTAGGTTATGGCGTAAGAAGAAGGTGGAAAAAGGAGTGGTTAATAAAAGCCAGATAG
- a CDS encoding multiheme c-type cytochrome, whose product MRFNLRIITGCLFATFFLFTKVSLGSNPSDWAPTWKLPPETRPENIVDEPITIPGDVKKSQFFSPTACGACHPEIFKMWSGSTHANAWKNPLFQAVYNLGKETAKGESQKQTIESCVRCHHPIGHSAGETDLPLDDEKGGVVCDFCHSVRATTGIGNAPYILSPGNAVAMEGGTKYGPFDDCPDTIHKSQFSELHTRSEFCGGCHDVSHAGNDLPIEQTYTEWRQGPYNTGDPETSVHCQDCHMRQRPGFPSTGSTERPDNPGFASPEIMGGKERPHIWTHYFVGGSAAHISLPPNSEVQPQMAIDRLKNAATLEVHVNPDVKKGGLLQFQVDIKNTGAGHYLPTGLTELRQMWLEVSITDSAGSLLFKRGGVDSKGNIDSVATIYHTVFGNEHGEPTVHVWEATHIISDNRVPPKGKKEEQFSLLIPEDIKLPLKIKAVLNYRSAPQYLVNDLLGEKSIELPIINMTELTKELSL is encoded by the coding sequence ATGCGTTTTAACTTAAGGATTATAACAGGCTGCTTGTTTGCCACATTTTTCTTATTTACAAAAGTTTCTCTGGGAAGCAACCCCAGTGATTGGGCACCGACATGGAAACTTCCACCAGAAACGAGACCTGAAAATATTGTTGATGAACCCATAACGATACCGGGAGACGTCAAGAAAAGCCAGTTCTTCAGTCCAACTGCCTGCGGAGCCTGTCATCCTGAAATCTTTAAGATGTGGAGTGGTTCAACTCATGCGAATGCCTGGAAAAACCCATTATTTCAGGCGGTTTATAATCTGGGTAAAGAAACAGCCAAAGGAGAGTCACAAAAACAAACCATAGAATCATGTGTCCGCTGCCACCATCCTATTGGACACAGTGCAGGAGAAACAGACCTTCCTCTGGATGATGAAAAGGGAGGTGTTGTATGTGATTTCTGCCATTCTGTAAGAGCAACAACAGGAATCGGTAACGCGCCGTACATTTTAAGTCCCGGTAATGCGGTTGCAATGGAGGGAGGCACCAAGTATGGGCCGTTTGATGACTGTCCTGATACGATACACAAAAGTCAATTTTCCGAGTTACACACACGCTCAGAATTCTGTGGAGGTTGCCACGATGTATCACATGCGGGAAATGATCTTCCTATAGAACAAACTTACACCGAATGGAGACAAGGTCCGTATAATACCGGTGATCCAGAGACCTCTGTACATTGCCAGGACTGCCACATGAGACAGCGTCCCGGCTTTCCCTCCACAGGAAGTACTGAACGTCCTGATAACCCTGGGTTTGCTTCTCCGGAAATAATGGGAGGCAAAGAGAGGCCACATATATGGACTCACTATTTTGTAGGCGGAAGCGCTGCCCACATCTCTCTGCCACCAAACTCAGAGGTGCAGCCTCAGATGGCTATTGATAGGTTAAAGAATGCAGCAACACTTGAAGTTCATGTAAATCCAGATGTCAAAAAAGGCGGCTTACTACAATTTCAGGTAGACATTAAAAATACTGGAGCAGGACATTATCTGCCTACCGGTCTGACAGAGTTACGGCAAATGTGGTTAGAGGTTTCTATAACTGATTCTGCCGGAAGCCTTCTGTTTAAGCGTGGTGGAGTGGATAGCAAAGGAAATATTGATTCAGTGGCGACGATATATCACACAGTATTTGGAAATGAACATGGAGAACCGACCGTACATGTCTGGGAGGCGACACACATCATCTCAGACAATCGAGTTCCTCCAAAAGGAAAGAAGGAAGAACAATTCTCTTTATTAATCCCGGAAGATATTAAGCTTCCATTAAAGATAAAGGCTGTTTTGAATTATCGTAGTGCTCCGCAGTATCTTGTGAATGATCTTTTGGGTGAAAAGTCAATTGAACTCCCCATAATTAATATGACGGAATTGACAAAGGAACTCAGCCTGTGA
- a CDS encoding rubrerythrin family protein, protein MSTMDNLEDAFAGESQANRKYLAFAKKAEDEGFGQVAKLFRAAAEAETVHAHKHLRVMGGIKSTKDNLQEAIGGETHEFTKMYPEMIEEAKKEGDNKALQSFEFANKVESIHADLYQKALDNLGKNENVDYYVCPICGNTVENSAPDKCPICGASGTQFMKIS, encoded by the coding sequence ATGTCAACAATGGATAATTTAGAAGACGCTTTTGCCGGTGAGTCACAAGCAAACAGAAAATACCTGGCCTTTGCCAAAAAGGCAGAAGATGAGGGATTTGGTCAAGTGGCAAAACTTTTTCGTGCCGCAGCCGAGGCGGAAACGGTACATGCACATAAACATTTGCGAGTAATGGGAGGTATCAAAAGTACTAAAGATAATCTTCAGGAGGCAATAGGCGGTGAAACACACGAGTTTACAAAAATGTATCCTGAAATGATTGAAGAGGCAAAGAAAGAGGGAGATAATAAAGCCCTGCAGAGTTTTGAATTTGCCAATAAGGTTGAGAGTATCCATGCAGATCTTTATCAAAAAGCTCTTGATAATCTTGGAAAGAATGAAAACGTTGATTATTATGTCTGTCCAATCTGTGGAAATACAGTGGAAAACAGCGCACCCGACAAATGCCCCATTTGTGGAGCATCAGGTACACAGTTTATGAAAATCAGTTAA